Part of the Kitasatospora sp. NBC_00374 genome is shown below.
GCGACCTCCCGGGCAAGAACAGGGTGAAGCGGAACGGCCACGGGGGTGGCGCGCTGCGCCTGGACGGGATCGACGCGTTGGAGACCCACTACCAGGGGGTCGGCCCGGGCGTCGTGAATCAGCCGCTGGAGCTCGGGGCACACGCCGCCCGGGACGAGCTGCTGAACTGGCTCGGTTTCACCAGCGTCACCCAGGGCGCCGACGAGAAGGTCACCGCCTCGACCCCTCAGACCGTGCCCGGTTACATCCTCGCCAGTGGCGCCGACACTTTCGGCCGCTGCATCGCCATGGTCGGCCGCGGCCCGCTGCCACCGGACACCAAGGACGGCGAGCGGGTCAACGTCGACGTGAACATGGTCAACCAGACCGCCAATCACCACCTGCTCTCCCGCGGCCTGGTCTACCCCACCTTCTACAGCAACCTGCCCAAGGACCTGCGCCTCGACATGGCCGACACGGCCAGGCAGGCGCGGACCGCGGCCGTTCTCGGCAGCGTGTGGGCGAAGGACGCGACCAGGAGCGGGGCGACGATCACGGGACTTTCCTCGATCACGAGCGACCTGGTGATCCTGCCGAAGCTGTTCCGGCGCCTCGCGGACTACATCCGTCTCTTCGGCCCCTCACTGAACTGCTTCCCGGCCTATCTCGCCGGTGAGGGCGAGGAGTTCCACGTGCCCGAGCAGCAGGACTCCATCAAGGGCCTCCAGCACATCGTCACGGTCACCAACAACACCGTGAAGCTCACCCGCGATATCGAAGACATCGTGCTCGTCGAGAAGTGAGGCAGCCATCGCCATGACCCACGCCGCAGCCTTCCTCGCCCGCTCCGAGCACGGCTGGTGATCACCCGTCGCGGCGAAGCCCACGGCAACGTCGTTGGACGCGTCGGCGGCGAGCGGACCTCCACCGGACCGACCGAGCCCGGACGCGCCCAGATCCTCCGGCTCGCGAACCGCCTCGCCGCCGAGAACCGCACCGGCCCCGCCTTCAACGCCCTGCGCGCGGCCCCCCGGCCCAGGCTCCAGACGAGCGGACACCTCCTCGCCGACACACTCCTGCGGCTCACCCCGAGGCGAGCTCGCAGCTTCACTTCGGCACCAGTCACGCCTGCCTCAACGAGAAGCCAGACCGGGCCCGAAGCACAACAATTCCGCTCCCGTCGGACGGCACCTGTCCGGGCAACACGCAGCCCGGTCGTCGACACCGAACTGGCCGTTGACATGCGCCGCGCACATTGGGCAGCACCACGGGCCGATTGTTCGCTCAGCGGTGTTCCGGGTTCTCGAAGTCGAAGCGGCAGCCGGCAATCCCACTCGGGGCGCTGGTTGCCGTGCACGGGGTCGACCTCGTCCCCGTCCGGAGCTGCCCGCCACGACCAGGTACGGGTCCTCCCTTAGCCGAACCGCCGACCTCGGCTCATGCGCCGGGAAAAGCGCCAAGCGCCGTAGCGAACAGCACTCAATGACCACAGCGACAACCAGTAGACGGAGAAGCCCATGAAGAACAAGATCGCAACAGCGAAAGCATTACTAACAACAGTCGATGGTTGAAATTTAAACAGCGAAACGAAAATCAGCACAGCCGCGACCGGAGAGGCTATCGGTGCAAACGCCGCCAGCACCTTCCACGTAGCTCCACCGCGCATGACCAGCCGCTCAAACCCGAAGGCAATGGGAAAAATGAAAACACTCACGGCAAGCCCCACGCCAGCGGCGAATAGAACGGCCTTGGCGTAATCGCTGGCGATGATAGCTTTGTCGATGAAAAAGACTGCCACAATTGGAAGACTGATGACCATAAAAGCCGCTACGATGGCTGCTGTCGTCATGACGATGGACAGCGAGTGTCGAAGGATCGTCCACCGTCGAGAACCAGGATTACAGATGGGCGCGGGGCTGTCCAAGGCGACGGCGACGTGCGGACTCGCTGGGGACTGGCCAGGCAAAATTCACTCCTCAATGTCAGATCTCAGAATTCGCACGGCAGGCTCCGGTTGACGGTCCAGCCGAACTTCGCAATCTGACCGCCCGGTTGATTTTAGGCATGGCAAAGGCTGCCCGGTGATATTACGTGGAACATGCAGACCTGCGCCGTCAACCTGGACAAAGCCCTGTTCGAGGAGTTCAGCTGTTCGGCAGCCCGGCCCGCCGACTACCCGCCCAGGGGCGGCCCCCGCCCGGTCGAGCCGCACCACCCACGCACGCCGCGCCCAGGGTCCGGAGCCGGAGCCCCACCCCCTTCCTAGGGCCTGTTCCCGGCGTCGCAGCTGCCGGGAACAGATCCTGACGCATTCTGCCCGCCTCCGCGGCCGCTGCGCCAGCCTGCGGTTCGGGACGAGCCCGGCGGGAAGGCGTCGGGCTTCGGCTGCCCTCTGCGGTACCGGACCCGCAGCCCGGGCGGCTTACGGCTCGACGAAGGGAAGTGACACCGCGGCCAGCCTGGTCTGCAGCAGTCCGGTCAGGCCTCGCAGCCGCGTTACGGACCTTCGCAGCCGTTCGCCGGGCGTTGTCACGTTCTGGGGATGTAGGCGTGTGGCGACGCGTCAGGGCATGGCGGGGCTGGCTGTCGGCCCTCGGTCAGGCGGTGCTGGGCACACCGACGACGCCGGTGATCCGGTCCCGGATCGCGAAGCTGATGATCTTTTCGGTGCGGTGGCGGCCCGCGGTCATGAGGTGGCATGGGGCTCGGAAGTGGGGTGGGATGCCGCTGAACACGTCATGGTGCCGCCGCCTCTGTCAGCGCGTCAGACAGCCGGCTTCCGGACGGAGGCCGGCTTGGTGGTGAGAAGTGCCGTGATCTCATCGGCAAGGTGCGGGCCGAGCTCGCCCCAGCCGTCCTTGTAGCCGTAGACGCCGGCCAGGGTGCGGGCCTCGTAGTCGCCGTTCATGA
Proteins encoded:
- a CDS encoding nuclease, with product MPMLLIKGTYKIIDSQPDGDTVHFTPQDPGFWCDLPGKNRVKRNGHGGGALRLDGIDALETHYQGVGPGVVNQPLELGAHAARDELLNWLGFTSVTQGADEKVTASTPQTVPGYILASGADTFGRCIAMVGRGPLPPDTKDGERVNVDVNMVNQTANHHLLSRGLVYPTFYSNLPKDLRLDMADTARQARTAAVLGSVWAKDATRSGATITGLSSITSDLVILPKLFRRLADYIRLFGPSLNCFPAYLAGEGEEFHVPEQQDSIKGLQHIVTVTNNTVKLTRDIEDIVLVEK